In Fodinibius salicampi, a single genomic region encodes these proteins:
- a CDS encoding site-2 protease family protein, with protein MNNKPTPQQPEQSFDEVLTETASPNRQHSGSKSEFDGKTITKHVVLFLVTFVSVALVGAGFVGFSPSLFPFGLPSLSDFYRGLLFSTLLLGFLGVHEFGHFFAALYHKIKVTLPYFIPIPLGIGTLGAVIRIKQKINDSHKMFDVGASGPLAGFVISLAILLYGFSTLPDPSYIQNFEGHEAVKTYVAEHGVFPEEPPEESDGNILVVGNTLLYGFLASFFENVPPMWEMYHYPFLFAGWLGLFFTALNLMPLGQLDGGHILYSLIGFQKHRTAARLFFGLLVTLAGIEAVPFIHEALSGYEFGYDPLSWLLWGGILFLLLRRAFHDDHQWIAPVLAISMGLAAGYLYFFAGGINTSSSMIWVVWSFFTAYLVGVEHPPALYEQPLDPTRTFLGWLSMAIFLLCISPNPLYLI; from the coding sequence TTGAATAACAAACCGACTCCACAACAACCGGAACAATCCTTTGACGAAGTACTCACTGAAACAGCATCACCCAATCGCCAACATTCTGGTTCAAAATCAGAATTCGATGGTAAAACTATTACAAAGCATGTAGTCCTTTTCTTAGTCACTTTTGTATCTGTAGCCTTGGTGGGAGCCGGTTTTGTCGGCTTTAGTCCCTCTTTATTTCCTTTTGGATTGCCATCGTTGTCGGACTTCTATCGGGGGCTGTTATTTTCGACGCTTTTGCTGGGGTTTTTAGGCGTCCATGAGTTCGGGCACTTTTTCGCGGCCCTTTATCATAAAATTAAAGTGACCCTTCCCTACTTTATTCCGATACCATTGGGTATTGGAACCCTGGGAGCGGTTATCCGGATTAAACAAAAGATTAACGACTCCCATAAAATGTTTGATGTGGGGGCTTCGGGTCCGCTGGCCGGATTTGTAATCTCACTGGCAATTCTATTGTATGGGTTTTCCACCCTCCCCGACCCGTCCTATATCCAAAATTTTGAGGGTCATGAGGCCGTTAAAACATATGTAGCCGAACATGGGGTATTTCCGGAAGAACCTCCCGAAGAATCCGACGGAAACATCCTGGTTGTTGGCAACACCCTGCTGTACGGATTTCTGGCCTCTTTCTTTGAGAATGTGCCTCCTATGTGGGAAATGTATCATTATCCCTTTTTGTTTGCCGGCTGGCTGGGACTCTTTTTTACGGCTTTGAACCTCATGCCACTGGGCCAATTGGATGGGGGACATATTCTATACTCCCTTATTGGCTTTCAAAAACATCGCACCGCGGCCCGCCTCTTCTTTGGACTGCTGGTCACACTGGCGGGGATAGAGGCCGTCCCCTTTATCCATGAAGCCCTTTCCGGTTATGAATTTGGATATGATCCGCTTAGCTGGCTCCTTTGGGGCGGTATTTTATTTTTACTCCTTCGAAGAGCCTTCCACGACGACCACCAGTGGATAGCTCCCGTATTGGCTATTTCAATGGGACTTGCAGCAGGTTACCTCTACTTTTTTGCTGGGGGCATTAATACGTCAAGCTCCATGATATGGGTAGTATGGTCATTTTTCACAGCCTACCTGGTGGGGGTTGAGCATCCGCCTGCACTATACGAGCAGCCGCTGGATCCCACGCGCACCTTTTTAGGTTGGCTAAGTATGGCTATTTTTCTGCTTTGCATAAGTCCCAACCCGCTCTATTTAATATAA
- a CDS encoding serine hydrolase domain-containing protein, which yields MNFSKIPAGIILGLCLFTVEVQAQTNSPSLQQINEEASSIESLTSLIIQQDEELLNERYFNGMTASDHANIKSASKSILGLLVGIAIEEGHIEGVDQPIRPYFSDYFDENPDSVKERITIKDLLTMRAGLETTSFHNYGRWVTSSNWIHFTLDQPMEAAPGGDMVYSTGSSHLLSVIISRATNMDTRAFANQYLFGPMSISVGGWDRDPQGYYMGGNNMALRPAGMLKIGQMIINGGTFEGKRIIAKDWLQDSFQTYTRSNYNPYDYGYMWWNKPVGEFKVFFAWGYGGQYIFMIPDLDAVVVMTGELQGASQARSYKEPVFELLRESILPFLQQRLPG from the coding sequence ATGAATTTTTCAAAAATACCTGCTGGGATAATACTTGGCTTATGCTTGTTTACAGTTGAAGTTCAGGCGCAAACAAATTCCCCCTCTTTGCAGCAAATTAATGAGGAGGCATCGTCCATAGAATCTCTTACGAGTCTAATCATTCAACAAGACGAGGAGTTGCTAAATGAGCGTTACTTTAACGGCATGACGGCCTCTGACCATGCTAATATTAAATCAGCATCTAAAAGTATTCTTGGACTTTTAGTGGGCATAGCAATTGAAGAGGGACATATTGAAGGGGTCGATCAACCAATCAGACCGTATTTCAGCGATTATTTTGATGAAAATCCTGATTCAGTGAAGGAAAGGATTACCATTAAAGATTTGTTGACAATGCGGGCAGGGCTGGAAACAACAAGTTTTCATAACTACGGCCGGTGGGTAACAAGCAGCAATTGGATTCATTTTACTCTGGATCAACCCATGGAGGCTGCGCCCGGCGGAGATATGGTATATAGTACAGGAAGCTCGCATTTATTATCCGTGATTATAAGCAGGGCAACAAATATGGATACACGAGCCTTCGCTAATCAATATCTTTTTGGTCCCATGAGTATTTCCGTTGGAGGCTGGGATCGCGATCCGCAGGGCTATTATATGGGAGGAAATAATATGGCACTGCGTCCCGCTGGTATGCTTAAAATTGGACAGATGATCATAAACGGTGGTACTTTTGAAGGTAAACGTATTATTGCAAAAGATTGGTTGCAGGATTCCTTTCAAACCTACACCCGGAGTAATTATAATCCCTATGACTATGGCTATATGTGGTGGAATAAGCCAGTAGGCGAATTTAAGGTGTTTTTTGCCTGGGGTTATGGGGGACAATATATTTTTATGATTCCGGACCTTGATGCTGTAGTTGTTATGACGGGAGAACTGCAGGGAGCCAGTCAGGCTCGCTCATATAAAGAACCCGTATTTGAGTTATTGAGAGAATCAATTCTTCCTTTTTTACAGCAGCGGTTACCGGGTTAA
- a CDS encoding arginine deiminase family protein: protein MKLSVNSETSVLKSVIVHTPGREVSLVNPEHKDQLLFDDIIFEEDARKEHLDMLKIFKTAMPEDGAIYEITDLFLECFKQEEARAFFIKELINQLPECNLHTIEEDLLKLEAADLLQFVIEGSTPAIHGFTLQPIPNLLFTRDLAAVVGESILLSRPAKKARLREAILMQALVKFHPLFEELSKKTIRISGKESIEGGDVLVASEELVLIGMSERTSFSGLMKATEGLLENGVENVLAVDIPKQRSSMHLDTIFTFSDTNECIAFPPAITERRDNIIALSSNNGSINARSIPSLQEALQQFMERDLTFISCGGPDRTNQFREQWTDGANVFALAPGIIVGYERNTNTFRELEKYGYQLMNQYKFIEEFKDQPSDLKNKKIAISFLGNELCRGRGGARCMTMPIARAK from the coding sequence ATGAAATTATCTGTTAATTCCGAAACCAGTGTTCTTAAAAGTGTTATTGTTCATACTCCCGGACGAGAAGTATCCCTTGTAAATCCAGAGCACAAAGATCAGCTGCTCTTTGACGATATTATATTTGAAGAAGACGCTCGCAAGGAGCATCTTGACATGCTCAAGATATTTAAAACTGCCATGCCGGAAGATGGCGCTATCTACGAAATAACGGATCTTTTTCTGGAATGCTTCAAGCAGGAAGAAGCTCGGGCTTTCTTCATAAAAGAGCTTATAAATCAACTTCCCGAATGCAATCTGCATACCATTGAAGAGGATCTTTTAAAATTAGAGGCAGCCGATTTATTACAGTTTGTTATTGAAGGAAGCACTCCCGCCATCCACGGCTTTACCCTTCAACCCATACCTAACTTGCTTTTCACACGCGACCTTGCAGCGGTAGTAGGAGAAAGCATTCTGTTATCCCGGCCCGCTAAAAAAGCCCGCCTTCGGGAAGCTATCTTAATGCAAGCGCTGGTCAAATTTCATCCGCTCTTTGAAGAGCTCAGTAAAAAAACAATCCGTATTAGCGGAAAAGAATCCATTGAAGGAGGAGATGTACTGGTAGCTTCAGAAGAACTTGTGCTTATAGGCATGAGCGAACGTACTTCCTTCAGCGGATTGATGAAGGCGACAGAAGGACTTCTCGAAAATGGGGTAGAAAATGTTTTAGCGGTAGATATCCCGAAACAGCGTTCCTCCATGCATCTTGATACTATTTTCACCTTCTCCGATACCAATGAATGTATCGCGTTTCCACCGGCAATTACCGAACGGCGCGACAATATCATCGCTCTGTCATCAAATAACGGCTCCATTAATGCCCGGTCAATACCATCGCTACAGGAAGCACTCCAACAATTTATGGAACGTGATCTTACTTTTATCAGTTGCGGTGGACCCGATCGAACAAATCAATTTCGTGAACAATGGACCGATGGCGCAAACGTTTTTGCATTAGCGCCCGGCATTATTGTCGGATATGAACGAAATACGAATACTTTTCGTGAGTTAGAGAAGTACGGCTATCAATTGATGAATCAATATAAATTTATTGAAGAATTTAAGGATCAACCATCCGACCTGAAGAACAAAAAAATCGCCATCAGTTTTCTTGGAAATGAACTATGCCGGGGCCGTGGCGGCGCCCGGTGTATGACAATGCCCATAGCAAGAGCTAAATAA
- a CDS encoding glycosyltransferase, with the protein MSNKPLLTVGIVVQDQKDVIETTLTSLYELAELQFELFVIDDASQDESTEIIQSVLDYYQHEHTFYYDHPQRMGRGYSLNEILLQCNTDLFWAPESIHNIEEEQLIDGLERLSQTTKCGLIQRSNLPRDPADWRDLIKKNRWPTDGLFLWNSSALDPTDKNFNSYLNAYHGLELAARVGADSFITVDTPWFRPSSMEETPSPSPSMRQELLFTLLRSDISSEERNATIHSLQTLETRDRPLSERDFDIELLNEAIAMKKDGRFNAALEKLEEVLEERPSHPAAKQLKIEILEKKRRFVEASELKHEINKSAAQQEKEEKEKEAHPKEETTATDSKEDRNPDISLIIPTAIHGKAALEHCLMSVSEHCDTSDIQLIVIDNASVDDTHDYLEELQEKNFLDCIVITNNQNIGFAASVNQGLEKADTPYACIMHNDVELNSDALKALKNLMETHPKYALVGPATDKTLNPDQAIRNIEATSPGLLTTEYIDSFCMMLRTETGLRMDEAYELAFFEDIDLCFQARTADYQVGIAPHIEVKHYFGTTTFPLDLDTESKHYWKNVAYFNEKWEIEKFSEQELKSLGTFDQLLALDELVNPLFPEEKIKEEFDRLLTDELKTEILKTEHDPETLCQLVHLFMVMKRRDIMRQLEDRLEDVYLPSSLIYQLVRFYYDRNIYSRCLHYLDQLEPQNETLRADLYRLAIHVENKDFEEAVPMLRHLLEHAPANPTLYQLAGDIHQFNDNQEEADSFHNLAKQINPFKFDETSKDAFGFKK; encoded by the coding sequence ATGTCAAATAAGCCGCTGCTTACGGTTGGAATCGTTGTTCAGGATCAAAAAGATGTTATAGAAACTACCCTGACTTCCCTTTATGAACTTGCTGAACTTCAGTTTGAGCTGTTTGTAATCGATGATGCTTCTCAAGATGAGAGTACTGAAATCATCCAATCGGTTCTCGATTATTACCAGCATGAGCATACGTTTTATTACGATCATCCACAACGTATGGGGCGCGGATATTCATTGAATGAAATCCTGCTGCAGTGCAATACCGATCTGTTTTGGGCCCCTGAAAGCATTCATAATATTGAAGAAGAGCAGCTTATTGACGGACTTGAACGACTTTCTCAAACGACAAAATGCGGCTTAATACAACGCAGCAACTTACCTCGTGACCCAGCAGACTGGCGTGACCTGATTAAAAAAAATCGGTGGCCTACTGATGGCTTATTTCTTTGGAACTCTTCTGCCCTGGATCCCACTGACAAAAATTTTAATTCCTACCTGAACGCATATCACGGATTGGAACTGGCTGCCCGAGTAGGCGCTGACTCTTTTATAACGGTCGATACCCCTTGGTTTCGCCCCAGTTCGATGGAAGAAACGCCTTCTCCATCACCCTCGATGCGTCAGGAACTTCTTTTTACATTGCTTCGATCGGATATTTCATCCGAAGAACGCAATGCTACTATTCATTCGCTTCAAACGCTGGAAACCAGGGACCGTCCACTTTCCGAGCGTGATTTTGATATTGAGTTGCTCAATGAGGCTATAGCAATGAAAAAAGACGGCCGCTTTAATGCAGCCCTGGAGAAGCTGGAAGAAGTGTTGGAAGAACGGCCTTCGCATCCTGCTGCCAAGCAGCTTAAAATTGAGATTTTAGAGAAAAAACGTCGGTTTGTTGAGGCCTCGGAACTTAAACATGAGATCAACAAAAGCGCCGCTCAACAAGAAAAAGAAGAAAAGGAGAAGGAAGCGCATCCAAAAGAGGAAACCACTGCCACCGACTCCAAAGAAGACAGAAATCCGGATATCAGCCTCATCATACCCACCGCCATCCATGGCAAAGCGGCCCTGGAGCACTGTCTGATGTCGGTTTCGGAGCATTGCGATACCTCGGATATACAACTTATTGTAATCGACAACGCCAGCGTTGATGATACCCACGACTACCTGGAAGAACTCCAGGAAAAGAACTTTTTAGATTGTATTGTTATTACAAACAATCAAAATATCGGATTCGCAGCTTCCGTTAATCAGGGACTTGAAAAAGCAGACACCCCTTATGCCTGCATTATGCATAATGATGTTGAACTCAATAGCGATGCCCTGAAGGCCCTTAAAAACCTGATGGAGACTCATCCAAAATATGCACTCGTGGGACCCGCTACTGACAAGACGCTTAATCCCGATCAAGCAATCAGAAATATTGAAGCCACCAGCCCAGGACTTTTAACGACGGAATATATCGACAGTTTTTGCATGATGCTGCGTACAGAAACCGGGCTGCGTATGGATGAAGCCTATGAATTGGCCTTTTTTGAAGACATAGATCTCTGTTTCCAGGCACGAACAGCTGATTATCAGGTTGGAATTGCTCCCCATATAGAGGTAAAGCACTACTTTGGAACAACTACTTTCCCTCTGGATCTGGATACCGAAAGCAAGCATTACTGGAAAAATGTGGCTTATTTTAATGAAAAATGGGAAATTGAAAAATTTTCAGAACAGGAACTTAAATCTCTCGGCACCTTCGACCAGCTGTTGGCCCTGGATGAGTTGGTAAACCCGCTTTTCCCGGAAGAAAAAATCAAAGAAGAGTTTGACCGATTGTTGACCGACGAACTTAAAACAGAAATCCTAAAAACGGAACATGATCCCGAAACCTTGTGCCAACTGGTACACCTGTTTATGGTCATGAAAAGACGCGATATCATGCGCCAGCTCGAAGATCGTCTTGAAGATGTGTACTTGCCTTCTTCACTGATCTATCAACTGGTTCGCTTTTATTACGATCGTAATATATACTCTCGTTGCTTGCACTACCTCGATCAGCTTGAACCGCAAAACGAGACCCTCCGTGCAGATTTATATAGACTGGCTATCCATGTGGAGAATAAGGATTTTGAAGAAGCGGTCCCCATGCTGCGGCATCTTCTGGAGCATGCACCAGCCAACCCTACTCTTTATCAACTGGCGGGCGATATTCATCAATTTAATGATAACCAGGAGGAAGCCGATTCTTTTCATAACCTGGCTAAACAGATAAATCCCTTCAAGTTTGATGAGACTTCCAAAGACGCATTCGGTTTTAAAAAATAG
- a CDS encoding SirB1 family protein produces the protein MSKKTEIESLIYLLEDPDPYIQSEVKSRLFELGENAVPILDEHKSKSTDKKERDLIDEIIRWITYSSVEEDFMDVLENGLNDLRQLEKAVFTLARFNNPTLRINDYRQKLDHYADQISADVSYSLSETKKMHVVLKLVFSQLQFSGSTTDYYNPENSYLNRVIDRRQGLPISLALIVLFIGRRLDLPFRGVGMPIHFMLMYEAEQEKIMIDPFDHGKVVTYNQCYYFLKQNGVSPKSEHFKPATPPEILSRVIRNLINSYERKDQLNHAESLRNLLQTLELMTQF, from the coding sequence ATGTCTAAGAAAACGGAAATAGAATCCCTTATTTACTTACTGGAGGATCCTGACCCATACATACAGTCGGAAGTTAAAAGCCGCTTGTTTGAACTGGGAGAAAATGCTGTACCCATACTCGACGAGCATAAAAGTAAGAGTACAGACAAGAAAGAACGGGATTTAATTGACGAAATTATCCGTTGGATTACCTACAGTAGTGTGGAAGAAGATTTTATGGATGTTTTGGAGAACGGCCTGAATGATCTTCGCCAGTTGGAAAAAGCTGTTTTTACACTGGCCCGTTTTAATAATCCAACGCTTAGGATTAATGATTACAGACAAAAGCTCGATCATTACGCAGATCAAATTTCAGCGGATGTCTCTTACTCCCTTTCGGAAACAAAAAAAATGCACGTGGTTTTGAAGCTCGTTTTTAGCCAACTTCAATTTTCCGGAAGTACAACGGACTATTATAATCCTGAAAATTCTTATTTAAATAGGGTTATAGACCGCAGACAGGGATTACCTATTTCACTGGCGCTGATTGTTCTTTTTATCGGAAGGCGGCTGGATCTTCCGTTTCGTGGCGTGGGCATGCCCATTCACTTTATGTTAATGTACGAGGCGGAGCAGGAAAAAATTATGATAGATCCTTTTGATCATGGAAAGGTCGTAACCTACAACCAGTGCTATTACTTTTTAAAACAGAATGGCGTTTCTCCTAAAAGTGAACATTTTAAGCCTGCTACGCCCCCGGAAATATTGAGCAGGGTTATTAGGAATCTGATTAACAGCTATGAAAGGAAAGATCAGCTTAATCACGCTGAGAGCCTGCGGAATTTATTACAAACTTTGGAGCTGATGACTCAGTTTTAG
- a CDS encoding M61 family metallopeptidase, which translates to MPGCIQEEEEEPSLHYEVRFPNAEHNEAQITLRMENLLPGMVTVSMSRTSPGRYALHEFAKNVYGVTATNSRGDTLDIVRSDLHSWEVEGHDGTINFHYTLFADHADGTYAGVNEQHAHLNIPASFVRVPNLPNTEITATFYPPEGSNWQATTQLQPTAEPMTFKAPNYYYFMDSPVELSDQMITKWPAPSDTTGQTIRLAVHHNGTQEQVDNYTEMAKKVVAEQVAIFGEPADFDYDTYTFIADYLPYVHGDGMEHRNSTILTSRRPLEGNGALQNLYTLSHEFFHSWNVERIRPASLEPFDFMNTNVSGALWFAEGFTSYYDDLTIRRAGIISNEKYAADWAGTLNYVLNSPGNKYYSPVEMSRQAPFVDAATSVDPQNKSNTFISYYSWGAVIGLGLDLSLRTTFEEVTLDDFMRQLWEEYGKSEEPYQLSDLQQTLAEVTDSSEFADQFFNQYIYQGNHVDLKPLLARAGFSLQKADTTQPVLSFGTSKISFEDGKMIVANRTQIGSPLYEAGLDTGDEIISLDGQKLANAKELQQLLIEHRAGDELAITYRSLGVEKKGRIRLAENPALEVVPYEQKSGEILTEQMKTFRRQWLGSKTGN; encoded by the coding sequence ATGCCTGGATGTATACAGGAAGAAGAGGAGGAGCCCTCGCTCCATTATGAAGTGCGTTTCCCCAATGCCGAACATAATGAAGCGCAAATTACCCTTCGGATGGAGAATCTCCTTCCGGGTATGGTTACCGTTTCCATGAGCCGTACCTCTCCGGGCCGCTATGCCCTCCATGAATTTGCTAAAAACGTGTATGGCGTTACAGCTACCAACAGTCGCGGAGATACTTTAGATATTGTACGTTCCGATTTGCATAGCTGGGAGGTTGAGGGACATGATGGAACGATTAATTTTCATTATACCCTCTTTGCCGATCATGCCGATGGAACCTACGCCGGTGTCAATGAGCAGCACGCACATCTGAATATACCGGCATCTTTTGTAAGAGTACCCAATCTGCCGAATACCGAAATTACCGCAACTTTTTATCCACCGGAAGGGTCAAACTGGCAGGCAACAACACAGCTGCAGCCAACGGCAGAGCCGATGACCTTTAAAGCACCGAACTATTATTATTTTATGGACAGCCCCGTAGAACTTAGTGACCAGATGATTACCAAATGGCCGGCCCCATCCGATACGACCGGGCAAACCATTCGCCTGGCGGTTCATCATAATGGGACCCAAGAACAGGTGGATAACTATACGGAGATGGCTAAAAAAGTAGTGGCCGAACAGGTGGCTATTTTCGGAGAACCCGCGGATTTCGACTATGATACTTATACGTTCATAGCCGATTATCTCCCTTATGTACATGGGGACGGGATGGAACATCGGAATTCTACAATTTTGACGAGTCGACGCCCTCTCGAAGGAAATGGTGCCCTGCAAAACTTATATACCTTATCTCACGAATTCTTCCACAGCTGGAACGTCGAGCGAATACGACCTGCTTCGCTGGAGCCATTTGATTTTATGAATACCAATGTATCGGGAGCACTCTGGTTTGCAGAGGGATTTACGAGTTATTATGATGATTTGACTATACGAAGAGCTGGAATTATTTCCAATGAGAAGTATGCCGCTGACTGGGCCGGCACCCTAAACTACGTGCTTAATTCGCCCGGAAATAAGTATTATAGTCCCGTTGAAATGAGCAGACAGGCTCCATTTGTTGATGCAGCCACTTCCGTGGACCCTCAAAACAAATCCAATACCTTTATTTCTTACTATTCTTGGGGAGCTGTGATTGGCTTGGGACTAGATCTCTCTCTTCGGACAACCTTCGAAGAGGTTACCCTTGACGATTTCATGCGTCAGCTTTGGGAGGAATACGGAAAGTCGGAAGAGCCGTATCAGCTATCCGATCTGCAACAGACGCTGGCAGAGGTAACCGATAGCAGTGAGTTTGCGGATCAGTTTTTTAATCAATATATCTACCAGGGAAATCATGTCGATTTAAAACCCTTACTGGCCCGGGCGGGTTTTTCCCTGCAGAAAGCTGATACTACGCAACCGGTTCTTAGTTTTGGAACTTCAAAAATTAGCTTTGAGGATGGAAAAATGATAGTGGCCAATCGCACACAGATTGGGAGTCCCCTGTATGAGGCCGGACTTGATACCGGGGATGAAATTATTTCTCTGGATGGTCAAAAGCTTGCCAATGCAAAGGAGCTCCAGCAGTTGCTGATCGAACATAGGGCCGGCGATGAGTTAGCAATTACATATCGTTCGCTGGGTGTTGAAAAGAAGGGGCGAATACGATTGGCAGAGAATCCTGCTTTGGAAGTTGTTCCCTATGAGCAAAAGAGCGGAGAGATACTCACGGAACAAATGAAAACATTTCGGCGCCAATGGCTCGGTTCTAAAACCGGGAATTGA
- the smpB gene encoding SsrA-binding protein SmpB, whose protein sequence is MATNTPTIKNRKARYEYHIEETYEAGIVLKGTEVKSLRNGNASLNESFAMLQDGEVWLRDMYIKPYKQGSYANHDERRPRKLLLNKREIAELDKAIDQKGYTLIPLKLYFKKGYAKVLLGIAKGKQKHDKREDIKERDVKRELNRKYKGTYKVNM, encoded by the coding sequence ATGGCTACGAACACTCCGACCATAAAAAACCGTAAAGCTCGATACGAGTATCATATTGAGGAAACCTATGAGGCCGGTATCGTACTTAAAGGGACAGAAGTAAAATCTCTTCGAAACGGCAATGCCAGCCTTAATGAATCTTTTGCCATGCTACAGGATGGTGAAGTATGGCTGCGTGATATGTATATAAAACCCTATAAACAAGGTTCTTATGCAAACCACGATGAGCGGCGTCCCCGCAAACTACTGCTCAATAAAAGAGAAATCGCCGAGCTCGATAAAGCCATCGATCAGAAAGGATATACCCTTATTCCCTTGAAACTATATTTTAAAAAGGGATATGCTAAGGTCCTGCTGGGTATTGCCAAAGGGAAACAGAAGCACGATAAGCGCGAGGATATCAAAGAGCGCGATGTAAAACGCGAATTGAATCGTAAGTATAAAGGCACCTATAAAGTAAATATGTAA